From the Clostridium putrefaciens genome, one window contains:
- a CDS encoding DHH family phosphoesterase, whose translation MNKVTESILKSDSIAITYHQSPDGDALGSALGLMLGLRKIGKEAYIISRDKVPGIYRFLPNTEEIKENASCPKKNTHCVIVLDCGNVERISGKIDKSKINPVINIDHHISNSKYGDINYVDTMASATGEIVYNLLKSLDVVMDTDIAKCLYTAIITDTGSFKYSSTTASTHLIAGELIKTGIDFPLIHRTIFENKPLRKLKLYGKLLEKVELFLNDKLAIIAMDKEHSTLLEDNSEIISLQMQIDTIEVGAFLKEVDDGIKISLRSKDKVDVRAIAEIFGGGGHEKASGILLRDMHDIEKAKKALINVLEKELI comes from the coding sequence ATGAATAAAGTCACTGAAAGTATCTTAAAATCAGATTCTATTGCAATAACCTATCATCAATCACCAGATGGAGATGCTTTAGGTAGTGCTCTTGGATTGATGCTTGGATTAAGAAAAATTGGTAAAGAAGCCTATATTATATCAAGGGACAAAGTTCCTGGTATATATAGGTTTCTGCCTAATACAGAAGAAATAAAAGAAAATGCTAGTTGTCCTAAAAAAAATACTCATTGTGTAATAGTATTAGATTGTGGAAATGTAGAAAGAATTTCTGGGAAAATAGATAAGTCTAAAATAAATCCTGTTATTAATATAGATCATCATATTTCAAACAGTAAGTATGGTGATATTAATTATGTTGATACTATGGCATCAGCTACAGGTGAAATAGTTTATAATCTTTTAAAGAGTTTAGATGTAGTTATGGATACAGATATTGCAAAATGTTTATACACTGCAATAATTACCGATACCGGTTCTTTTAAGTATTCAAGTACAACTGCGAGCACACATTTAATTGCAGGCGAACTTATAAAAACGGGTATTGACTTTCCACTAATTCATAGAACTATATTTGAAAATAAACCACTTAGAAAGTTAAAGCTTTACGGTAAGTTATTAGAGAAAGTTGAACTGTTTTTAAATGATAAATTAGCTATTATTGCTATGGATAAAGAACACTCTACTTTATTAGAAGATAATTCTGAAATAATATCTCTTCAAATGCAAATAGATACTATTGAAGTTGGAGCATTTTTAAAAGAAGTAGATGATGGTATAAAGATAAGTTTAAGATCTAAAGATAAAGTTGATGTACGAGCTATTGCTGAAATATTTGGTGGTGGTGGACATGAAAAAGCATCAGGAATTTTGTTAAGAGATATGCATGATATAGAAAAGGCTAAAAAGGCTTTAATAAATGTTTTAGAAAAAGAGTTGATATAA
- a CDS encoding M16 family metallopeptidase, which yields MYKLFKLNNGLRIVVENIDYVKSVSVGLWIENGSRNESLNNNGISHFIEHMMFKGTYKRTAKQIAEEIEDIGGQMNAFTGKEATCFYTKTLDTNLELSLDILSDMILNSKLEDKDIEKEKSVIIEEINMSEDSPEDVLSDIHSISTWGKDPLSYPILGNIDTVKSFNSNMLKEYMDDYYTPLNAVISICGNFEIDSIEELVEKYFGNWKFNNKKEVSYSSPDILNHHLCKKKPIEQLHINLGLQGIPLGEDNIYTLLLLNNVFGGGVSSLLFQKVREELGLCYSVYSYTSSYNNTGALNIYTGVNPKQGVEAIQVINEELKKFILSGITKEKLSKSKIQIKASYMLGLESTSSRMFSNGKSVLFLNKVNTPEDIIRKIDSINNNTIQDVFENCFKGGILNSAFVGNIDISKLAKGTGLNIKEVL from the coding sequence ATGTACAAGTTATTTAAGCTTAATAATGGTCTTAGAATCGTTGTAGAAAACATAGACTATGTGAAATCTGTAAGTGTAGGCCTTTGGATAGAAAATGGATCAAGAAATGAAAGCTTAAACAATAATGGAATTTCGCATTTTATAGAGCATATGATGTTCAAAGGAACATATAAAAGAACCGCTAAACAAATTGCAGAAGAAATTGAAGATATTGGCGGACAAATGAATGCTTTTACAGGTAAAGAAGCTACCTGTTTTTATACTAAAACTTTAGATACTAATTTGGAGTTAAGTCTTGATATATTATCAGATATGATTTTAAATAGTAAATTAGAGGATAAAGATATTGAAAAAGAAAAAAGTGTAATTATTGAAGAAATAAATATGAGTGAAGATTCGCCAGAAGATGTACTTTCTGATATACATAGCATTTCTACTTGGGGAAAGGATCCTTTATCCTACCCTATTCTAGGTAATATAGATACAGTTAAGTCTTTTAATAGTAATATGCTTAAAGAGTATATGGATGACTACTACACGCCTTTAAACGCAGTTATATCTATATGTGGTAATTTTGAAATTGATTCAATTGAAGAATTAGTAGAAAAATATTTTGGCAATTGGAAATTTAACAATAAGAAAGAGGTATCTTATTCCTCTCCTGATATATTAAATCATCATTTGTGTAAGAAAAAGCCAATAGAGCAACTACATATAAACTTAGGACTTCAGGGAATACCTTTAGGAGAAGATAATATATACACATTACTTCTTTTAAATAATGTTTTTGGTGGTGGAGTGTCTTCATTGCTATTTCAAAAGGTAAGAGAAGAATTAGGATTATGTTATAGTGTCTATTCCTATACTTCATCATATAATAATACCGGGGCCCTAAATATTTACACAGGAGTAAATCCAAAACAAGGTGTAGAGGCCATTCAGGTTATAAACGAAGAACTTAAAAAGTTTATCTTAAGTGGAATCACAAAGGAAAAGTTATCTAAAAGTAAGATTCAAATAAAGGCAAGTTATATGCTAGGACTAGAAAGTACTAGCAGTAGAATGTTTAGTAATGGTAAATCAGTTCTGTTTTTAAATAAAGTAAATACTCCAGAGGATATAATAAGAAAGATAGATTCAATAAATAACAATACAATACAAGATGTTTTTGAAAATTGTTTTAAAGGTGGTATATTGAATTCAGCTTTTGTAGGAAATATAGACATATCTAAATTAGCTAAGGGTACAGGACTTAATATTAAAGAGGTATTATAA
- a CDS encoding bifunctional riboflavin kinase/FAD synthetase, with amino-acid sequence MKIIDFFNNDLKEKTVIALGSFDGLHNGHIRLIDAAIEKAKEMNIKSMVYTFENHPLTVVNKAIAPKLIMDNKKKLQLLENMGIDITCLVKFDEDFMKISPEDFFKDLYKRYNVRGMVIGFNYRFGHKNAGDVELLKRLCKEYKVELVIIEPQTTEENLISSSSIRSLIKDGNVEKANLLLIDPFMLRGTIEHGKKLGKKIGYPTANLKVDYTYVIPAIGIYYTNVIYDNNIYKGITSVGNNPTVKGEKLTIETYILDFNKDIYDEEIELYFIEKTREEIKFSSLEELKIQLKKDEDNASFKKIYNINRK; translated from the coding sequence ATGAAAATAATTGATTTTTTTAATAATGATTTAAAAGAAAAAACAGTTATAGCTCTCGGAAGTTTTGATGGTTTACATAATGGGCATATAAGATTAATAGATGCAGCTATTGAAAAAGCAAAAGAAATGAATATCAAAAGTATGGTTTATACCTTTGAAAATCATCCACTCACAGTAGTAAATAAAGCAATAGCACCTAAACTTATTATGGATAACAAGAAAAAACTTCAGTTACTTGAAAATATGGGGATTGATATAACTTGCTTAGTTAAATTTGATGAAGATTTTATGAAAATATCACCTGAAGACTTCTTTAAAGATCTTTATAAAAGATATAATGTTAGAGGTATGGTAATTGGGTTTAACTATAGATTTGGACATAAAAATGCGGGTGATGTAGAACTTTTGAAAAGACTATGTAAAGAATATAAAGTAGAACTCGTAATTATAGAGCCACAAACCACAGAAGAAAATTTAATAAGTAGTTCTAGTATAAGATCGCTTATTAAAGATGGCAATGTGGAAAAAGCAAACTTGCTTTTAATAGATCCCTTTATGTTAAGAGGTACAATAGAGCATGGCAAAAAACTAGGGAAAAAAATAGGATATCCTACAGCAAACCTTAAAGTTGATTATACTTATGTAATACCTGCTATAGGAATATATTATACAAATGTTATATATGATAACAACATTTATAAAGGTATAACTAGCGTTGGTAATAATCCTACGGTAAAGGGTGAAAAATTAACTATAGAAACTTATATTTTAGATTTTAACAAAGATATTTATGATGAAGAAATTGAATTATACTTTATAGAAAAAACAAGAGAAGAAATAAAATTTTCATCTTTAGAAGAGTTAAAGATACAATTGAAAAAAGATGAGGATAATGCTAGTTTTAAAAAAATATATAATATAAATAGAAAATAA
- the infB gene encoding translation initiation factor IF-2: protein MSKIRIYELAKELKITSKQLISLLMDEFSLEVKNHMSVINDEEANLIKELIEERSKIEKDKEVNEENKSNNIVEQYEEIVSEEINKQVKKSKFKNKRGDKSPRYSEEEGSNMEENSVEDKIIIEIGNNITVKELSEKIDKPIVEVIKALIFSGVMAAINQEIDFKTAEKAAEKFDITLVLKEEELEMLEEVNIEEDTEAEKRPPIVTVMGHVDHGKTSLLDAIRKAKVTENEAGGITQHIGAYTVEVSGEKITFLDTPGHEAFTAMRSRGAQVTDVVILVVAADDGIMPQTKEAINHCKAANVPMVVAINKMDKPSANLDKVKQELSDHGLVPEEWGGDTICVPVSARSKEGIDTLLEMVLLSSEILELKANSKRKSIGTVIEGQLDKGRGPVATLLVQNGTLSVGDAILVGSTYGRIRAMFDDKGKNIKSAGPSIPVEILGLSEVPSAGDRFHEVKDEKTARNLAQTRKDKDKERYLQANHRVSLEDLYSQIQEGKIKELGVIIKADMQGSVEAIKQSLEKLSSETVKVRVLHGAVGAITETDISLAAASNALVIGFNVRPDGNAITLAEKEHVDIKTYRIIYDAIEDIRTAMIGLLEPEYKEVVLGKAEVRQIYKVSNLGTIAGCYITDGKITRNSDVRIIREGIVIFESKLASLKRFKDDAKEVNTGYECGISIEKYNDLKEGDIIEAFTMEEIKKDKL, encoded by the coding sequence TTGTCAAAGATAAGAATTTATGAATTAGCAAAGGAATTGAAAATTACAAGTAAACAGCTTATAAGCTTATTGATGGATGAATTTAGCTTAGAAGTTAAAAATCACATGAGTGTTATTAATGATGAAGAAGCCAACTTAATAAAAGAATTGATTGAAGAAAGATCAAAGATAGAAAAAGATAAAGAAGTTAACGAAGAAAACAAGTCAAATAATATAGTTGAACAATATGAAGAAATAGTCTCAGAAGAAATAAATAAACAAGTTAAAAAATCTAAATTTAAGAATAAAAGAGGCGATAAGAGTCCTCGATATTCGGAAGAGGAAGGCTCAAATATGGAAGAAAATTCAGTTGAAGATAAGATTATAATAGAAATAGGAAACAACATCACGGTTAAGGAACTATCAGAGAAAATTGATAAACCTATAGTGGAGGTTATAAAAGCTTTAATATTTAGTGGAGTAATGGCAGCTATAAACCAAGAAATTGATTTTAAAACTGCAGAGAAGGCCGCTGAAAAGTTTGATATAACATTAGTATTAAAAGAAGAAGAATTAGAAATGTTAGAAGAAGTAAACATAGAAGAAGATACAGAAGCAGAAAAAAGACCTCCTATAGTTACTGTAATGGGTCACGTTGACCACGGTAAGACTTCTTTATTAGATGCTATAAGAAAAGCAAAGGTAACTGAAAATGAAGCAGGTGGAATAACTCAGCATATAGGAGCTTACACTGTAGAGGTAAGTGGAGAAAAGATAACATTTTTAGATACTCCAGGTCATGAAGCTTTTACAGCTATGAGATCTCGTGGAGCACAGGTTACAGATGTTGTAATATTAGTAGTAGCAGCAGATGATGGAATAATGCCTCAAACAAAAGAAGCTATAAATCACTGTAAGGCAGCTAATGTTCCTATGGTAGTTGCTATAAACAAAATGGATAAACCTTCAGCAAATCTTGATAAAGTAAAACAAGAACTTTCAGATCATGGTTTAGTTCCAGAAGAATGGGGCGGAGATACTATATGTGTTCCTGTATCAGCTCGATCAAAGGAAGGTATAGATACATTACTTGAAATGGTACTACTTTCTTCTGAAATCTTAGAATTAAAAGCAAACTCTAAGAGAAAATCTATAGGTACGGTTATAGAAGGACAGTTGGATAAGGGAAGAGGTCCAGTCGCTACATTGTTAGTTCAAAATGGTACTTTAAGTGTAGGAGATGCAATATTAGTTGGTAGTACTTATGGAAGAATAAGAGCTATGTTTGATGATAAGGGTAAAAATATCAAATCAGCAGGACCTTCAATTCCAGTAGAAATATTAGGACTTTCTGAAGTGCCATCAGCAGGAGATAGATTCCATGAAGTAAAGGATGAAAAGACAGCTAGAAATCTGGCTCAGACAAGAAAAGATAAAGATAAAGAAAGATACCTTCAAGCAAATCATAGAGTATCTTTAGAAGACTTATATAGTCAAATCCAAGAAGGAAAGATAAAAGAATTAGGAGTTATAATCAAAGCAGATATGCAAGGTTCTGTAGAAGCTATAAAACAATCCTTAGAGAAATTATCATCAGAAACTGTTAAAGTAAGAGTTCTTCATGGAGCAGTAGGTGCTATTACAGAAACTGATATAAGTCTTGCAGCAGCTTCAAATGCATTAGTAATTGGATTTAACGTAAGACCAGATGGAAATGCAATTACCCTAGCTGAAAAAGAACATGTAGATATAAAAACTTATAGAATAATATACGATGCTATTGAAGATATAAGAACAGCAATGATTGGATTACTAGAACCAGAATATAAAGAGGTTGTCCTTGGGAAAGCTGAAGTTAGACAGATTTATAAAGTATCCAACCTTGGTACTATAGCCGGATGTTATATAACAGATGGTAAGATAACAAGAAATAGCGATGTAAGGATAATAAGAGAAGGAATAGTTATATTTGAATCTAAATTAGCATCATTAAAGAGATTTAAAGATGATGCAAAAGAAGTAAATACAGGATATGAATGTGGAATTAGTATTGAAAAATATAATGACCTTAAAGAAGGCGACATAATAGAAGCCTTCACTATGGAAGAAATAAAAAAAGATAAATTATAA
- the rbfA gene encoding 30S ribosome-binding factor RbfA, giving the protein MANYRGGRINEEMRKEISDIIRNHLKDPRINAMVSVTGVNVTKDLQYAKVYISIFGNETEEKETLEALKSSSGFIRREIGKRINLRHNPEIIIELDTSIEHGMHIESLLQKIKENKNE; this is encoded by the coding sequence TTGGCTAATTACAGAGGTGGAAGAATCAACGAAGAGATGAGAAAAGAAATTAGTGATATAATCCGGAATCATCTTAAAGATCCTAGAATAAATGCTATGGTAAGTGTTACAGGTGTTAATGTAACTAAAGATTTACAATATGCTAAAGTTTATATTAGTATCTTTGGGAATGAGACGGAAGAAAAGGAAACTTTAGAGGCACTAAAAAGCTCTTCTGGATTTATAAGAAGAGAAATAGGAAAGAGAATTAATCTTAGACATAACCCAGAAATTATAATTGAACTAGACACAAGTATAGAACACGGAATGCATATAGAATCTTTATTGCAAAAGATAAAGGAAAACAAAAATGAATAA
- a CDS encoding YlmC/YmxH family sporulation protein, producing the protein MGDNIKLYSEMERYEIININDGEKYNYLGNNDIIIDTNGEFKVLIIHNSKGKFNFFSNEEFYEIPWDYVKKIGAKTIIIDIEEKIIKKTKM; encoded by the coding sequence ATGGGAGATAATATTAAGCTTTATAGTGAAATGGAAAGATATGAGATTATAAATATTAACGACGGAGAAAAGTATAATTATTTAGGCAATAATGATATAATTATTGATACTAATGGTGAATTTAAAGTTTTAATAATACATAATTCTAAAGGTAAATTTAATTTCTTTAGTAATGAAGAATTTTATGAAATACCATGGGATTATGTCAAAAAAATAGGTGCTAAAACTATAATAATAGATATTGAAGAAAAGATTATTAAAAAGACTAAAATGTAA
- the rpsO gene encoding 30S ribosomal protein S15, translated as MEKARKEEIIKEHARHEGDTGSPEVQIALLTERINSLTGHLKVHKKDHHSRRGLLMMVGQRRGLLNYLQSQDIQRYRDLIAKLGLRK; from the coding sequence ATGGAAAAGGCAAGAAAAGAAGAAATAATTAAAGAACACGCAAGACATGAAGGAGATACTGGTTCTCCAGAAGTGCAAATAGCACTTTTAACTGAAAGAATAAACTCATTAACAGGACATTTAAAGGTTCACAAAAAAGATCATCACTCAAGAAGAGGACTACTTATGATGGTTGGTCAAAGAAGAGGCCTTTTAAATTACTTGCAATCACAAGATATTCAAAGATATCGTGATTTAATTGCAAAACTTGGATTAAGAAAGTAA
- the truB gene encoding tRNA pseudouridine(55) synthase TruB, which yields MNGVINIYKPEGMTSFDAVRKVRHISKEKKVGHIGTLDPLAKGVLPICIGKATKIVEYLMSESKVYNVELELGLETDTYDREGKITSKKPTEHIKEKDVRTIIESFVGESYQEPPMYSALKVNGKKLYDLAREGIEIEREKRKINIECIEIEEINMPFVTFKVICSKGTYIRSLCKDIGSLLNCGAMMSKLERESTGNFVKSKSINVLELTEENIKEYLLPMESVLDYPTIEVSDRFSSLLINGVSIKDPSLTKEVLIENKRYKVYNNLNFIGIGSKFTSGFKIVKLLI from the coding sequence ATGAACGGGGTTATTAATATTTATAAACCTGAAGGAATGACCTCCTTTGATGCTGTAAGAAAAGTTAGGCATATAAGCAAAGAAAAAAAGGTGGGTCATATCGGAACTTTGGATCCTTTAGCAAAAGGTGTACTACCAATATGCATAGGAAAAGCAACGAAAATTGTTGAATACCTTATGAGTGAATCTAAAGTCTATAATGTTGAATTAGAATTAGGATTAGAAACTGACACCTATGATAGAGAAGGTAAAATTACTTCTAAAAAACCTACAGAACATATTAAAGAAAAAGACGTAAGAACTATTATAGAATCATTTGTAGGAGAAAGCTACCAAGAACCACCTATGTACTCTGCTCTTAAAGTAAATGGTAAAAAGCTTTACGATTTAGCGCGTGAAGGGATAGAGATAGAAAGAGAAAAGAGAAAGATAAACATAGAGTGTATTGAGATAGAAGAAATTAACATGCCTTTTGTAACATTTAAAGTTATTTGTTCAAAAGGAACCTATATTAGAAGCTTGTGTAAAGATATTGGAAGCTTATTAAACTGTGGGGCTATGATGTCTAAATTAGAGAGAGAATCTACAGGTAACTTTGTGAAATCTAAATCTATAAACGTGCTAGAATTAACAGAGGAAAATATTAAGGAATACCTATTACCTATGGAATCTGTGTTAGATTATCCTACTATAGAAGTAAGTGATAGATTTTCAAGTCTTCTTATAAATGGTGTTTCAATAAAAGATCCATCATTAACTAAAGAAGTGCTAATAGAAAACAAGCGTTATAAAGTTTATAACAATTTAAACTTTATAGGTATAGGAAGTAAGTTTACTAGTGGGTTTAAAATAGTTAAGTTATTGATATAA
- a CDS encoding polyribonucleotide nucleotidyltransferase encodes MNHILETSVAGRTLKLQYGKVGMLSNAAIMMSYGDTVVLVNVNASEKPREGIDFFPLSVEYEERLYAAGKIPGGFIKREGRPSEKAILHGRAIDRPLRPLFPEGYRNDVQIVCTVMSVEKDNIPEILAINAASTALSISSIPFVDPVGAVSVGLVDGEFILNPTSKQRESSTLSLTVCATKDKVIMIEAGAQEIEEDVMYNAIIFGFEKCKEMVKFQEEAREKFGKEKIIPVLHKVNEDMEDEIRSFSTDMINEAMHITDKDIRNKTISEIKDKVKIEFGEKYPESSSDIADIIYKIQKKSVRNMILLEKKRPDGRAFTEVRPLSAEVNILPRTHGTGLFTRGLTQVMSVATLGALGDVQILDGIGEEESKRYMHHYNFPSYSVGEVRPLRGPGRREIGHGALAEKALEPLIPSQEEFPYAIRVVSEVLSSNGSTSQASVCASTLALLDAGVPIKRPAAGIAIGLVTSDDLSQEEILTDIQGIEDFFGDMDFKVAGTEVGITAIQIDTKLKGISQMCIKNSIDAAKKARTHILSVMNDCISESRDEVSEYAPKAYNMSIHPDKIRDVIGAGGKTINKIIAETGVKIDIKEDGTIFITSNDAASGKQAMKIIEDLTKEIKVGEIYLGKVTKITAFGAFVEILPNKEGLVHISKLDVNRVNKVEDVVSVGDEILVKVTEVDNQGRVNLSRRDAIKDTEDKKSNENNENNNDK; translated from the coding sequence ATGAACCATATACTTGAAACATCAGTTGCAGGAAGAACATTAAAACTTCAGTATGGAAAAGTTGGAATGTTATCTAATGCTGCAATAATGATGAGTTATGGAGATACAGTTGTATTAGTAAATGTAAACGCCTCAGAAAAACCTAGAGAGGGCATAGACTTTTTCCCTTTAAGCGTTGAGTATGAAGAGAGGTTATATGCTGCAGGAAAGATACCAGGAGGATTTATAAAAAGAGAAGGAAGACCTTCAGAAAAAGCTATACTACATGGTAGAGCTATAGATAGACCTCTAAGACCACTATTTCCAGAAGGCTATAGAAACGATGTACAGATAGTATGTACAGTTATGTCTGTAGAAAAAGATAATATCCCAGAAATACTAGCAATTAATGCTGCATCTACAGCATTAAGCATATCTAGCATACCTTTCGTAGATCCAGTAGGTGCAGTATCTGTTGGTCTTGTTGACGGAGAATTCATATTAAATCCAACATCTAAACAAAGAGAATCTAGCACTTTAAGTTTAACAGTGTGTGCCACTAAAGATAAGGTTATAATGATCGAAGCTGGAGCACAAGAAATTGAAGAAGATGTTATGTATAATGCAATAATATTTGGATTTGAAAAGTGCAAAGAAATGGTTAAGTTCCAAGAAGAAGCTAGAGAAAAGTTTGGTAAAGAAAAGATTATTCCTGTTTTACATAAAGTAAACGAGGATATGGAAGATGAAATAAGAAGCTTTAGCACTGATATGATAAATGAAGCTATGCATATAACAGATAAAGACATTAGAAATAAAACTATATCTGAAATAAAGGATAAAGTTAAGATTGAATTTGGTGAAAAATATCCTGAGAGTAGCTCAGATATTGCCGATATAATATATAAGATACAAAAGAAATCAGTTAGAAACATGATATTGTTAGAAAAGAAAAGACCAGATGGAAGAGCATTTACCGAAGTAAGACCTTTAAGCGCAGAAGTAAATATACTACCAAGAACTCATGGAACAGGACTTTTCACTAGAGGACTTACACAGGTTATGAGTGTTGCAACACTTGGAGCATTAGGTGACGTTCAAATATTAGATGGTATTGGTGAAGAAGAAAGCAAAAGATATATGCATCATTACAACTTTCCATCATACAGCGTAGGAGAAGTTAGACCTTTAAGAGGACCTGGAAGAAGAGAAATTGGTCACGGTGCTTTGGCAGAAAAGGCATTAGAGCCTCTAATTCCATCACAAGAGGAATTCCCGTATGCAATAAGAGTTGTATCAGAAGTATTAAGCTCTAATGGATCTACATCACAAGCAAGCGTATGTGCTAGCACACTTGCATTACTTGATGCAGGAGTTCCAATAAAGAGACCAGCAGCTGGAATAGCTATAGGACTTGTTACAAGTGATGATCTATCACAAGAAGAAATTCTTACAGATATCCAAGGTATAGAAGATTTCTTTGGTGATATGGACTTTAAGGTTGCAGGAACAGAAGTTGGTATTACAGCTATACAAATTGATACTAAACTAAAAGGTATATCACAAATGTGTATCAAAAATAGTATTGATGCTGCTAAAAAAGCAAGGACACATATTCTAAGTGTTATGAATGATTGTATCTCAGAGTCAAGAGATGAAGTTTCTGAGTATGCACCTAAGGCATATAATATGAGTATACATCCAGATAAGATAAGAGACGTAATAGGTGCTGGTGGTAAAACTATTAATAAGATAATAGCTGAAACCGGTGTTAAGATTGACATAAAAGAAGATGGAACAATATTTATAACATCTAATGATGCTGCTAGTGGTAAACAGGCTATGAAGATTATTGAGGACTTAACAAAAGAAATCAAAGTTGGTGAGATTTATCTTGGAAAAGTAACTAAGATAACTGCATTTGGCGCCTTTGTTGAAATCCTTCCTAATAAAGAAGGTCTAGTGCATATATCTAAGCTAGATGTAAACAGAGTAAATAAAGTAGAAGATGTTGTATCAGTAGGCGATGAAATACTAGTAAAGGTTACAGAAGTTGATAACCAAGGACGGGTAAATTTATCTAGGAGAGATGCAATAAAAGATACTGAAGATAAAAAGAGTAATGAAAATAACGAAAATAATAATGATAAATAA